Proteins encoded within one genomic window of Pongo pygmaeus isolate AG05252 chromosome 4, NHGRI_mPonPyg2-v2.0_pri, whole genome shotgun sequence:
- the MED10 gene encoding mediator of RNA polymerase II transcription subunit 10 gives MAEKFDHLEEHLEKFVENIRQLGIIVSDFQPSSQAGLNQKLNFIVTGLQDIDKCRQQLHDITVPLEVFEYIDQGRNPQLYTKECLERALAKNEQVKGKIDTMKKFKSLLIQELSKVFPEDMAKYRSIRGEDHPPS, from the exons ATGGCGGAGAAGTTTGACCACTTAGAGGAGCACCTGGAGAAGTTCGTGGAGAACATTCGGCAGCTTGGCATCATCGTCAGTGACTTCCAGCCTAGCAGCCAGGCCGGGCTCAACCAGAAGCT GAATTTTATTGTTACTGGCTTACAGGATATTGATAAGTGCAGACAGCAGCTTCATGATATTACCGTACCGTTAGAAGTTTTTGA ATATATAGATCAGGGTCGAAACCCCCAGCTCTACACCAAAGAGTGCCTGGAGAGGGCTCTAGCTAAAAATGAGCAAGTTAAAGGCAAGATCGACACCATGAAG aaatttaAAAGCCTGTTGATTCAAGAACTTTCTAAAGTATTTCCGGAAGACATGGCTAAGTATCGAAGCATCCGGGGGGAGGATCACCCACCTTCTTAA